A window of the Roseburia sp. 831b genome harbors these coding sequences:
- a CDS encoding DUF896 domain-containing protein, whose translation MEQAKIDRINVLARKSRAEGLTEEEKKEQDLLRKEFIANVRGNLVAQLNNIDMVNPDGSIENLGEKYGKKTKRS comes from the coding sequence ATGGAACAGGCAAAAATTGACCGGATCAATGTGCTCGCCCGCAAGTCAAGAGCGGAGGGATTGACCGAAGAAGAGAAAAAAGAACAGGATCTTTTACGAAAAGAATTCATTGCAAATGTCAGAGGAAACTTAGTGGCACAGCTTAATAATATTGACATGGTAAATCCCGATGGAAGCATCGAAAATCTGGGAGAAAAATATGGAAAGAAGACAAAACGTTCGTAA
- a CDS encoding 5-formyltetrahydrofolate cyclo-ligase, which produces MERRQNVRKVHLELRNQMSKDEVEDKSLQICQSLLASDWYQNETVFYLFYPLGNEVSLVPFFKQAKKDGKTIGFPRVKKDTMDFYKVEELSELEEGHFHVMEPKAHCERLEELSPVVFVPGLVFDEKGNRYGYGKGFYDRYFSKYPSIEKRYAIAFEHQIEPELKVLATDVPMARIYTEKAVRIELETKQQGVF; this is translated from the coding sequence ATGGAAAGAAGACAAAACGTTCGTAAAGTTCATTTAGAATTACGCAATCAGATGTCAAAAGACGAGGTGGAGGACAAAAGTTTACAAATTTGTCAAAGCCTGCTGGCATCCGATTGGTACCAAAATGAGACGGTATTCTATTTGTTTTATCCCCTTGGAAATGAGGTGTCATTGGTTCCTTTTTTCAAACAGGCAAAAAAGGATGGGAAGACAATCGGTTTTCCTAGAGTAAAGAAGGATACGATGGATTTTTATAAGGTAGAAGAACTGTCAGAACTAGAAGAAGGTCATTTCCATGTGATGGAGCCAAAGGCACACTGCGAACGGTTAGAGGAACTTTCCCCGGTTGTTTTTGTGCCAGGGCTTGTATTTGATGAAAAAGGCAACCGATATGGATATGGCAAAGGATTTTACGACCGCTATTTTTCGAAATATCCTTCAATAGAAAAAAGATATGCAATTGCGTTTGAACACCAGATAGAACCGGAGCTTAAGGTTCTTGCAACTGACGTGCCGATGGCACGGATTTATACAGAAAAAGCAGTACGAATAGAACTAGAAACAAAGCAGCAAGGTGTGTTTTGA